One Pueribacillus theae genomic window, TCAAGCGTTGCTTCAATTTTCTTTCGATCAACGAAATACATCATACCACCTGCTTATCTCATTTGTCATATTATAAGTGTAGCATAACTGAATTTATGATACAGTCTAGGAAAGTAGAAGGGAGATAGCAATGGGAGAAGAACGATTTTATTTATATGATGAAACCGAAGATACAAAAACTCGCTTCGTCAGTTTCATGGGCGAAAACCAACGATTTGATTTGGGTATTATGAAAACGGATCGCTATTTTGGCAAATCACTCGTTTTTGACATTCAAGGCGGCCGCTTTGCGATCATTGGAAGAGATGACCTTGAAGAACCAGGCTATTTGGAAGAAACCTTCCGGTTAAATGAAGAAGATGCCCACGATTTGCGATCCTTCCTTAATGAAGTGATTGAAATTTAATTACATGAAATAAGCCCTTTTTGGGAAGTTTATCACGTAACTATGACTTCAAAAGGGTGAATGTAAATGGACAAAAAAGGCAATAAAGGCGAACGAAATAAATACAGCGACTTTGTTCCAGTGGAAAAAATGCATAACGAAGTGATTCCAGAAGACTTTCCTGAAGGGCCTTATGGTTCACCGATTAACAGGCGGCTTGGAAAATCGACGCCATTCGGAAAAGATCAACATGCAATCAGCAACTTTGCCAATGAAAACAAGGAATTGCATGAAGACTTGCCGCGCCAATATCCCGGTGCCCATCCGCCCCATGATGATAAAGAAGTGGACAGCGAGCGGCCGCTTTATTAAATTAAGAAAAACGCTAACGCTTTCTTTCTTAGGAAGTCAGAGGCCAGAAGCCAGATTGGTCTAAATTTGCGAAAGAGACAATTTAATACTTAATTTTTTAAAAAGGCAAACGCGCCTTTCTTAGAGATTAGAGACAAAAGGACAAGCGCCAGCGGAGTGATGCACTTCACTGGCGCTTATTTTATTTTTTTAATGACAAAAAAAGCGCAGCCAAAATTGCAATATTCGTAAATATATTCTGATAAAGCGCTGATTTTTGAATCAATCGGCGCTTTCGGGTGATGATCTTCAAAAAATCCGCGCAGCCGCAATTGGTTGTATCCCCAGTCGCCGACAATGTAGTCGTATTTGTTTAAAATGTCACTATAACGGGCTTTGAATGCTTCTTCGTTCCAGCCTTCTTTAACATCTTCAATGACCTCATAATGAGTCCCTTGGATTGTGACCACAACCGGCTCCCACCTTTCTTAAGAGGTTGTTCAAAAAGTGTGAATGTGTTTCACATCCACCTTGCAAGTAAAGAGAGCGAAACGCCTGCTCTCTTTACTTGGCTTGTGCATTGGCAGCTTTCACTTGTTCATCGGCATGGTATGATGAGCGAACAAGCGGGCCGGATTCACAATGGCTGAATCCTTTTGACATGGCAATTTCTTTTAATTCGGCAAATTCATCCGGGTGCCAATATTTTTGAACGGCTAAATGTTTTTTTGTCGGCTGTAAATATTGGCCAATTGTCATAATGTCAACATTGTTCGCACGAAGATCGTCCATCGTTTCAATGATTTCTTCTTTCGTTTCCCCAAGGCCAATCATAAGGCTTGATTTCGTTGGAATATTTGGATTCATTTCTTTTGCGCGACGCAAAAATTCAAGTGAACGTTCATACGTTGCTCTCGCTCTTACTCTTTTTGTTAGACGGCGAACCGTTTCGATGTTGTGGTTTAAAATATCGGGTTTTGCGTCCATGACGATTTGCAGGTTTTCCCTTACTCCGCCCAAGTCAGAAGGCAAAACTTCAACACTGCAAAATGGATTGCGGCGCCGGATTGCCCTTACTGTTTCAGCTAATACGGCTGCCCCTCCGTCTTTTAAATCATCTCTTGCAACCATTGTAATGACAACATGTTTTAGCCCCATCTGCTCGACGGACTCAGCAACTCTTTCAGGCTCCTGCCAATCAAGTTCGTTAGGCAAACCCGTGTTGACCGCGCAAAATCGGCAAGCTCTTGTGCATGTTTCGCCTAAAATCATAAAAGTAGCCGTTCTTCTCACTGCCCAGCATTCATGGATATTCGGACACTTCGCCTCTTCACAGACGGTATGTAATTTCTTTTCGCGCATCATTTTCTTTAAGCCTGTATAGTTTTCGTTCGTATTTAATTTTATTTTTAACCAGTCAGGCTTCCGCAAATATTCTTGCTGTTTCGCCATATGATTCACTCCAATCGGTGTCTTTACTATGTTTATTATATATGGTTAAGACAAGAGGATCCATCTATGAAGCCAACCAGCTACAATAAAATCCCCACTATCAATTTATTTGCTGTTTCAAATGTATCATAAAAAGCATCGACACCTCTAATGAATTGCCTGATATATGAAAGAAGCTAAAGAATTTTAATGAGCAGTCTTTTGAGTTTGAACGGCTAAACGTAGAAAGCTGGAGAGCGGTCATCATTGTATTTACTTTCAGTCGCTTGGAAGCTTCGAAGTGTCTTGCTAGCTTCTTTGTCGAATTCAAACCAACTGTGAATTAAAACTCTTTTATTCCAAATGTATAGAAGCCAGAGTCCGGATGTGTCCCAATTTGCGAAAGTGCAAATATAACTTTTTATTCTTTCCAAAAATAAGAAATCATGTTTTCCCGTTCTTTACCCAAAATAAGAGGAGAACAACTTGTGGCGGAATCGTCGCCGACGAAGGGAGTTGCTTATACTGTGAGGAAATTTCAATTTTTCCTCATTGTCTTTCTTGTTTTTTCTTTAACGACCGAAACAGTGGCGAAGGAAGAAAAAAATAATACAGAGGAACGCATGAGCCTTTATAAAAAAATGGAAGCCATCACTCAAATCGATTGGACTTATTTTGCGGCAGTTGATCAATACGAACGGAGTGCCCGGCGTTTAAATAAAAACATTCCGGAGGAAAAAGGCCAAATCGCAATCTATTTTTCCCCAGATGAATGGACTGGCCCGATTAATCCAAATCAAAAGGATACAAATCCATTAACGATAAGCATTTTCGGCGGAATTGGTTTAGA contains:
- a CDS encoding DUF3055 domain-containing protein, yielding MGEERFYLYDETEDTKTRFVSFMGENQRFDLGIMKTDRYFGKSLVFDIQGGRFAIIGRDDLEEPGYLEETFRLNEEDAHDLRSFLNEVIEI
- a CDS encoding YutD family protein, with translation MVTIQGTHYEVIEDVKEGWNEEAFKARYSDILNKYDYIVGDWGYNQLRLRGFFEDHHPKAPIDSKISALSEYIYEYCNFGCAFFVIKKIK
- the lipA gene encoding lipoyl synthase, coding for MAKQQEYLRKPDWLKIKLNTNENYTGLKKMMREKKLHTVCEEAKCPNIHECWAVRRTATFMILGETCTRACRFCAVNTGLPNELDWQEPERVAESVEQMGLKHVVITMVARDDLKDGGAAVLAETVRAIRRRNPFCSVEVLPSDLGGVRENLQIVMDAKPDILNHNIETVRRLTKRVRARATYERSLEFLRRAKEMNPNIPTKSSLMIGLGETKEEIIETMDDLRANNVDIMTIGQYLQPTKKHLAVQKYWHPDEFAELKEIAMSKGFSHCESGPLVRSSYHADEQVKAANAQAK